One Tachysurus fulvidraco isolate hzauxx_2018 chromosome 2, HZAU_PFXX_2.0, whole genome shotgun sequence DNA segment encodes these proteins:
- the LOC113650786 gene encoding lipoprotein lipase isoform X2: MIRTFKCVFCVFCLAALEGPSYTFSLHASFTDNVLEPFRSLFLQREPSKAHSRFSLRKPTLPDEDICYIVPGKSDTLHNCNFNNTAKTFLVIHGWTVSGLFESWVAKLVAALYDREKGANVVVVDWLDIAQNHYGVAAHKTQEVGQEVGRFIDWIEETTNIPLEKIHLIGYSLGAHVAGIAGSSATKKVGRITGLDPAGPDFEGVHAHRRLSPDDAHFVDVLHTFSGGTLGLSIGIEQPVGHVDIYPNGGSFQPGCNVRGALKSLASYGLLAMNNVIKCEQERSVLLFIDSIINGAEASKAYSCGSSAMFERGVCLRCHKNRCNTVGYDTRSVHKPRSMKMFTKTRASMPFSVFHYQLKMHFTTQTTQSVTEFMVTVSLYGSNGNAENLHLNVKGEIGSSMTHSFLLVTEEDIGELLMLKLKMEDSSSLLNMMWPWWNGDFPELHVRKISIWIGEMQKKMIFCSKDHQNTNRQNSEVIFVKCKNTWRRSSVRYEYSSQ; the protein is encoded by the exons ATGATTCGCACATTCAAATGTGTCTTCTGTGTGTTCTGCCTCGCAGCTCTGGAGGGACCATCATACACTTTCAGTCTCCACG CTTCTTTTACAGATAACGTCTTGGAGCCCTTCAGGAGCCTGTTTCTCCAAAGAGAGCCTAGTAAGGCCCATTCCAGGTTTTCCCTAAGGAAACCAACGTTGCCTGATGAAGACATCTGTTACATTGTGCCAGGCAAATCTGATACCTTACACAACTGCAATTTCAACAATACAGCAAAAACGTTTCTGGTGATCCATGGATGGACG GTGAGTGGGTTGTTTGAGAGCTGGGTGGCCAAACTGGTAGCCGCACTGTATGACAGGGAGAAAGGTGCCAACGTGGTAGTGGTGGACTGGCTGGACATAGCTCAGAATCACTATGGTGTAGCAGCACATAAAACTCAAGAGGTGGGACAAGAGGTTGGACGATTCATTGACTGGATAGAG GAGACAACCAATATTCCTCTGGAGAAAATTCATCTCATTGGCTACAGCCTTGGTGCCCACGTTGCTGGAATCGCAGGCAGTAGTGCCACCAAAAAAGTTGGAAGGATAACAG GTCTTGATCCAGCAGGACCAGATTTTGAAGGAGTCCATGCACACCGCCGGCTTTCCCCTGATGATGCCCATTTTGTGGATGTTCTTCACACCTTCTCAGGAGGAACTCTGGGCCTCAGCATTGGTATCGAACAACCAGTTGGCCATGTGGACATCTACCCGAATGGAGGTAGCTTCCAACCGGGCTGCAACGTACGAGGAGCCCTCAAGAGCCTGGCATCTTATGGATTGCTTG CAATGAACAACGTCATCAAGTGTGAGCAGGAGAGATCCGTCCTTCTGTTTATTGACTCAATTATAAATGGGGCAGAGGCCAGTAAAGCCTACAGCTGTGGGAGCAGTGCAATGTTTGAGCGTGGAGTGTGTCTCAGGTGCCACAAGAACCGTTGCAATACAGTGGGCTATGATACCAGGAGTGTTCACAAACCCCGCAGTATGAAAATGTTCACCAAGACCCGAGCTTCCATGCCATTTAGTG TTTTTCATTATCAGCTGAAGATGCACTTCACAACACAGACAACTCAATCTGTGACAGAATTCATGGTAACCGTTTCTCTTTATGGCAGCAATGGCAATGCGGAAAATCTCCATCTTAATGT AAAAGGAGAAATTGGCAGCAGTATGACCCATTCATTCCTCTTGGTTACGGAGGAAGATATTGGTGAGCTGCTGATGCTTAAGTTAAAGATGGAGGACTCGTCCTCACTGCTCAACATGATGTGGCCTTGGTGGAATGGAGATTTTCCTGAACTTCATGTCAGAAAAATTAGCATTTGGATCGGGGAGATGCAAAAGAA GATGATATTTTGTTCAAAAGATCACCAAAATACAAATCGGCAAAATTCTGAGGTGATTTTTGTGAAATGCAAAAACACATGGAGAAGATCGTCTGTAAG GTACGAGTATAGCAGCCAATGA
- the LOC113650786 gene encoding lipoprotein lipase isoform X1, translating into MIRTFKCVFCVFCLAALEGPSYTFSLHASFTDNVLEPFRSLFLQREPSKAHSRFSLRKPTLPDEDICYIVPGKSDTLHNCNFNNTAKTFLVIHGWTVSGLFESWVAKLVAALYDREKGANVVVVDWLDIAQNHYGVAAHKTQEVGQEVGRFIDWIEETTNIPLEKIHLIGYSLGAHVAGIAGSSATKKVGRITGLDPAGPDFEGVHAHRRLSPDDAHFVDVLHTFSGGTLGLSIGIEQPVGHVDIYPNGGSFQPGCNVRGALKSLASYGLLAMNNVIKCEQERSVLLFIDSIINGAEASKAYSCGSSAMFERGVCLRCHKNRCNTVGYDTRSVHKPRSMKMFTKTRASMPFSVFHYQLKMHFTTQTTQSVTEFMVTVSLYGSNGNAENLHLNVRKGEIGSSMTHSFLLVTEEDIGELLMLKLKMEDSSSLLNMMWPWWNGDFPELHVRKISIWIGEMQKKMIFCSKDHQNTNRQNSEVIFVKCKNTWRRSSVRYEYSSQ; encoded by the exons ATGATTCGCACATTCAAATGTGTCTTCTGTGTGTTCTGCCTCGCAGCTCTGGAGGGACCATCATACACTTTCAGTCTCCACG CTTCTTTTACAGATAACGTCTTGGAGCCCTTCAGGAGCCTGTTTCTCCAAAGAGAGCCTAGTAAGGCCCATTCCAGGTTTTCCCTAAGGAAACCAACGTTGCCTGATGAAGACATCTGTTACATTGTGCCAGGCAAATCTGATACCTTACACAACTGCAATTTCAACAATACAGCAAAAACGTTTCTGGTGATCCATGGATGGACG GTGAGTGGGTTGTTTGAGAGCTGGGTGGCCAAACTGGTAGCCGCACTGTATGACAGGGAGAAAGGTGCCAACGTGGTAGTGGTGGACTGGCTGGACATAGCTCAGAATCACTATGGTGTAGCAGCACATAAAACTCAAGAGGTGGGACAAGAGGTTGGACGATTCATTGACTGGATAGAG GAGACAACCAATATTCCTCTGGAGAAAATTCATCTCATTGGCTACAGCCTTGGTGCCCACGTTGCTGGAATCGCAGGCAGTAGTGCCACCAAAAAAGTTGGAAGGATAACAG GTCTTGATCCAGCAGGACCAGATTTTGAAGGAGTCCATGCACACCGCCGGCTTTCCCCTGATGATGCCCATTTTGTGGATGTTCTTCACACCTTCTCAGGAGGAACTCTGGGCCTCAGCATTGGTATCGAACAACCAGTTGGCCATGTGGACATCTACCCGAATGGAGGTAGCTTCCAACCGGGCTGCAACGTACGAGGAGCCCTCAAGAGCCTGGCATCTTATGGATTGCTTG CAATGAACAACGTCATCAAGTGTGAGCAGGAGAGATCCGTCCTTCTGTTTATTGACTCAATTATAAATGGGGCAGAGGCCAGTAAAGCCTACAGCTGTGGGAGCAGTGCAATGTTTGAGCGTGGAGTGTGTCTCAGGTGCCACAAGAACCGTTGCAATACAGTGGGCTATGATACCAGGAGTGTTCACAAACCCCGCAGTATGAAAATGTTCACCAAGACCCGAGCTTCCATGCCATTTAGTG TTTTTCATTATCAGCTGAAGATGCACTTCACAACACAGACAACTCAATCTGTGACAGAATTCATGGTAACCGTTTCTCTTTATGGCAGCAATGGCAATGCGGAAAATCTCCATCTTAATGT CAGAAAAGGAGAAATTGGCAGCAGTATGACCCATTCATTCCTCTTGGTTACGGAGGAAGATATTGGTGAGCTGCTGATGCTTAAGTTAAAGATGGAGGACTCGTCCTCACTGCTCAACATGATGTGGCCTTGGTGGAATGGAGATTTTCCTGAACTTCATGTCAGAAAAATTAGCATTTGGATCGGGGAGATGCAAAAGAA GATGATATTTTGTTCAAAAGATCACCAAAATACAAATCGGCAAAATTCTGAGGTGATTTTTGTGAAATGCAAAAACACATGGAGAAGATCGTCTGTAAG GTACGAGTATAGCAGCCAATGA
- the LOC113650786 gene encoding lipoprotein lipase isoform X3, protein MIRTFKCVFCVFCLAALEGPSYTFSLHDNVLEPFRSLFLQREPSKAHSRFSLRKPTLPDEDICYIVPGKSDTLHNCNFNNTAKTFLVIHGWTVSGLFESWVAKLVAALYDREKGANVVVVDWLDIAQNHYGVAAHKTQEVGQEVGRFIDWIEETTNIPLEKIHLIGYSLGAHVAGIAGSSATKKVGRITGLDPAGPDFEGVHAHRRLSPDDAHFVDVLHTFSGGTLGLSIGIEQPVGHVDIYPNGGSFQPGCNVRGALKSLASYGLLAMNNVIKCEQERSVLLFIDSIINGAEASKAYSCGSSAMFERGVCLRCHKNRCNTVGYDTRSVHKPRSMKMFTKTRASMPFSVFHYQLKMHFTTQTTQSVTEFMVTVSLYGSNGNAENLHLNVRKGEIGSSMTHSFLLVTEEDIGELLMLKLKMEDSSSLLNMMWPWWNGDFPELHVRKISIWIGEMQKKMIFCSKDHQNTNRQNSEVIFVKCKNTWRRSSVRYEYSSQ, encoded by the exons ATGATTCGCACATTCAAATGTGTCTTCTGTGTGTTCTGCCTCGCAGCTCTGGAGGGACCATCATACACTTTCAGTCTCCACG ATAACGTCTTGGAGCCCTTCAGGAGCCTGTTTCTCCAAAGAGAGCCTAGTAAGGCCCATTCCAGGTTTTCCCTAAGGAAACCAACGTTGCCTGATGAAGACATCTGTTACATTGTGCCAGGCAAATCTGATACCTTACACAACTGCAATTTCAACAATACAGCAAAAACGTTTCTGGTGATCCATGGATGGACG GTGAGTGGGTTGTTTGAGAGCTGGGTGGCCAAACTGGTAGCCGCACTGTATGACAGGGAGAAAGGTGCCAACGTGGTAGTGGTGGACTGGCTGGACATAGCTCAGAATCACTATGGTGTAGCAGCACATAAAACTCAAGAGGTGGGACAAGAGGTTGGACGATTCATTGACTGGATAGAG GAGACAACCAATATTCCTCTGGAGAAAATTCATCTCATTGGCTACAGCCTTGGTGCCCACGTTGCTGGAATCGCAGGCAGTAGTGCCACCAAAAAAGTTGGAAGGATAACAG GTCTTGATCCAGCAGGACCAGATTTTGAAGGAGTCCATGCACACCGCCGGCTTTCCCCTGATGATGCCCATTTTGTGGATGTTCTTCACACCTTCTCAGGAGGAACTCTGGGCCTCAGCATTGGTATCGAACAACCAGTTGGCCATGTGGACATCTACCCGAATGGAGGTAGCTTCCAACCGGGCTGCAACGTACGAGGAGCCCTCAAGAGCCTGGCATCTTATGGATTGCTTG CAATGAACAACGTCATCAAGTGTGAGCAGGAGAGATCCGTCCTTCTGTTTATTGACTCAATTATAAATGGGGCAGAGGCCAGTAAAGCCTACAGCTGTGGGAGCAGTGCAATGTTTGAGCGTGGAGTGTGTCTCAGGTGCCACAAGAACCGTTGCAATACAGTGGGCTATGATACCAGGAGTGTTCACAAACCCCGCAGTATGAAAATGTTCACCAAGACCCGAGCTTCCATGCCATTTAGTG TTTTTCATTATCAGCTGAAGATGCACTTCACAACACAGACAACTCAATCTGTGACAGAATTCATGGTAACCGTTTCTCTTTATGGCAGCAATGGCAATGCGGAAAATCTCCATCTTAATGT CAGAAAAGGAGAAATTGGCAGCAGTATGACCCATTCATTCCTCTTGGTTACGGAGGAAGATATTGGTGAGCTGCTGATGCTTAAGTTAAAGATGGAGGACTCGTCCTCACTGCTCAACATGATGTGGCCTTGGTGGAATGGAGATTTTCCTGAACTTCATGTCAGAAAAATTAGCATTTGGATCGGGGAGATGCAAAAGAA GATGATATTTTGTTCAAAAGATCACCAAAATACAAATCGGCAAAATTCTGAGGTGATTTTTGTGAAATGCAAAAACACATGGAGAAGATCGTCTGTAAG GTACGAGTATAGCAGCCAATGA